A stretch of the Geovibrio thiophilus genome encodes the following:
- the plsY gene encoding glycerol-3-phosphate 1-O-acyltransferase PlsY, with protein sequence MKFVLLIICYLIGSIPTGYLLVKKVKGIDIRTVGSGNVGATNAARILGKWGFAAVFAVDMLKGFIPVWITGMLYPDVVLIAAVLVVLGHTYTVFLNFKGGKGVATAVGVFLALAPIPLGVAAVAFGVVIYISRMVSLSSITAAAVLAASVVLMDTEVSLKIFTVVIAAFVIYKHRTNISRIMKGEESRIEFKRKSS encoded by the coding sequence ATGAAATTTGTTTTACTTATTATTTGTTATCTCATCGGCTCCATCCCCACCGGCTATCTTTTGGTGAAGAAGGTGAAGGGTATAGACATCAGAACGGTCGGCAGCGGAAACGTGGGCGCTACTAACGCCGCCAGAATCCTTGGCAAATGGGGCTTTGCCGCTGTTTTTGCCGTAGATATGCTCAAGGGCTTCATCCCCGTGTGGATCACGGGCATGCTTTATCCGGATGTTGTGCTTATCGCCGCGGTGCTTGTGGTTCTGGGGCATACATACACCGTATTTCTCAACTTCAAGGGCGGAAAAGGCGTGGCGACAGCCGTGGGTGTTTTTCTCGCTCTGGCTCCGATTCCTCTGGGCGTGGCGGCGGTGGCTTTCGGCGTGGTGATTTACATTTCCCGCATGGTGTCCTTAAGCTCCATCACAGCTGCGGCAGTGCTCGCCGCTTCTGTTGTTCTCATGGACACGGAAGTATCTTTGAAAATATTTACAGTGGTTATCGCCGCTTTTGTGATCTATAAACACAGAACAAACATCAGCAGAATTATGAAAGGCGAGGAAAGCAGAATTGAGTTTAAGCGTAAATCCTCTTGA
- a CDS encoding DUF362 domain-containing protein translates to MKKVSLSTAAEYSDPAVLSFIDSFFSLHAGRLAEAGKVLLKPNLLLAAPPERGITTHPLFADAVITALRKYTRADLFLGDSPGANFGKYETVLKKTGMTEICEKHSIRTVRMEASAPRMKNGRVYATAADEADIIINIAKLKTHSLTGLTLCVKNMFGLVPGSAKVGYHREHPDDKELAYNIYDFFSMFEGKIMNLLDGITAHEGDGPSRGRPVHLGLMAASDDAVALDAAVTRLLGFDEDFCLTTLGAKRAGYDTSDIQADLPEGIFRVKIPVSKKVPVLPEFIKSWVSDRVFVKPFIITEKCIKCRLCVTSCPVEVIRTDGEFFIETDKCIECFCCHEVCESDAVGMKRSLLHKVFVK, encoded by the coding sequence ATGAAAAAAGTAAGCCTTAGCACGGCAGCGGAGTATTCCGACCCCGCCGTTCTTTCATTTATCGATTCATTTTTCTCCCTCCATGCAGGAAGGCTGGCGGAGGCGGGAAAAGTTCTGCTCAAACCGAATCTTCTCCTTGCGGCACCGCCTGAAAGAGGAATCACCACGCACCCGCTTTTTGCTGATGCCGTGATAACCGCTCTGCGTAAATACACAAGGGCGGATCTTTTTCTCGGTGACAGCCCGGGAGCGAACTTCGGCAAATATGAAACTGTCCTGAAAAAGACGGGCATGACTGAAATATGTGAAAAACACAGCATAAGGACAGTCCGCATGGAGGCTTCCGCTCCGAGGATGAAAAACGGGCGTGTTTATGCCACCGCTGCCGATGAGGCTGATATAATAATAAATATAGCCAAGCTCAAAACCCACTCCCTCACAGGGCTGACACTGTGCGTAAAGAACATGTTCGGGCTTGTTCCCGGCAGCGCCAAGGTCGGTTACCACAGGGAGCATCCGGATGATAAGGAACTGGCTTATAATATTTACGATTTCTTTTCGATGTTTGAAGGGAAGATTATGAATCTCCTTGACGGCATAACAGCCCATGAAGGCGACGGTCCCTCAAGGGGCAGACCTGTTCATCTGGGGCTTATGGCTGCATCAGACGATGCCGTGGCGCTGGACGCGGCTGTGACCCGTCTTCTGGGGTTTGATGAGGACTTCTGTCTTACCACCCTTGGCGCCAAGCGGGCAGGCTACGACACGTCAGATATTCAGGCGGATTTGCCGGAGGGTATATTCAGGGTGAAAATACCTGTTTCCAAGAAGGTTCCCGTGCTGCCTGAGTTTATTAAGTCGTGGGTATCTGACAGAGTGTTTGTTAAGCCTTTCATTATAACGGAAAAATGTATAAAATGCCGTCTGTGCGTAACAAGCTGTCCGGTGGAGGTGATTCGCACGGACGGGGAATTTTTCATAGAAACAGATAAATGTATAGAATGCTTCTGCTGTCACGAGGTCTGCGAATCGGACGCTGTGGGCATGAAGCGTTCACTTCTTCATAAGGTGTTTGTAAAATGA